In a single window of the Bactrocera neohumeralis isolate Rockhampton unplaced genomic scaffold, APGP_CSIRO_Bneo_wtdbg2-racon-allhic-juicebox.fasta_v2 ctg4817, whole genome shotgun sequence genome:
- the LOC126767222 gene encoding uncharacterized protein LOC126767222 has protein sequence MNDSMAVSGGNSGVEHISTQNVSPRLSLPSTSEDNIEAYFCSLGFWFEASRVFDDSVKFNIVLASVPPAKLIEMRTIIDDTPLTDKYGYIRRKIIDIFTESQQHRLQRVLKELPLGDRRPSELYHEMRRTAGPALSESILHDLWVSRLPPYAQAAIIATNAPIGEKIKIADSISECLEMKVGNQICEVSTEPSFPDEWSNLRAEVAALTKQVNQFMRNSRTQQRSRSSSASRSRRGTLSVPCLCWYHTKFGANATKCRQPCTFTQSPPQNVE, from the coding sequence ATGAATGATAGCATGGCCGTTTCAGGTGGAAACAGCGGTGTCGAGCATATTTCAACCCAAAACGTTTCGCCCAGACTTTCGCTGCCCTCGACGTCAGAGGATAACATCGAGGCATATTTTTGTTCGCTAGGTTTCTGGTTTGAAGCCTCGCGAGTTTTTGACGATTCAGTGAAATTTAACATTGTGTTAGCAAGTGTGCCTCCGGCAAAACTAATTGAAATGCGCACTATTATCGACGACACGCCTCTTACGGATAAATACGGGTATATTCGGCggaaaattattgatattttcacCGAAAGCCAGCAGCACCGCCTCCAACGGGTTTTAAAGGAGCTACCGCTGGGCGATCGTAGACCCAGCGAGTTGTACCACGAGATGCGACGCACTGCTGGACCCGCTCTCAGCGAGAGCATTCTGCACGATCTGTGGGTTAGTCGTTTACCGCCGTACGCCCAGGCGGCCATTATCGCGACAAACGCTCCTATCGGTGAGAAGATAAAAATCGCGGATTCCATCTCCGAGTGCTTAGAGATGAAAGTTGGAAACCAGATTTGCGAGGTTAGCACCGAACCGTCGTTTCCAGATGAGTGGTCGAATCTTCGAGCTGAAGTCGCCGCTTTAACAAAGCAAGTCAATCAATTCATGCGCAACAGCCGCACACAACAGCGCTCTAGATCTTCAAGTGCCTCACGCAGCAGAAGAGGCACGCTCAGTGTACCGTGCTTGTGCTGGTACCATACGAAATTCGGGGCAAATGCCACAAAGTGTCGACAGCCGTGTACATTCACACAGTCGCCGCCTCAAAACGTCGAGTAG